The genomic stretch agaggaagatagagagatatcggagaagggaaagacacTCTGTTTGGGTTTACAATGATCGCTGACTTGTGATGGATTTTGGCAGGTCGTCATTGACGGCAAGGGACACCTTCTTGGTCGTCTGGCCAGCACTGTCGCTAAGCAGTTGCTCAATGGTCAGAAGATCGTCGTCGTGAGGTGTGAAGCCCTCAACATCTCCGGCGAGTTCTTCCGCGCGAAGCGTACGTTATCCGACCCGATCTGTTTTTTCTACTTGTGTTTGCTCGGAAGTTTTGGGGCGGTTAAGGAAGCATTGGAAAGAGGAGATCTACGCAAGAATTACGCAAATGGCGGTGGAACAACAGATGAACATTGTTACTGGTACAGACGGACTAACATGGATATTGGGATATAGTCAAGTACCACGCCTACCTTCGCAAGATGACCCGTTTCAACCCTACCCGCGGAGGTGAGTTCAACCGACAGAATATCGACGCATCTCCGTGGACTTGTGCTGAATGATCGCAGGTCCCTTCCACTTCCGTGCTCCCTCTCGCATCTTCTACAAGGCCGTCCGTGGAATGATTCCCCACAAGACCGCCCGTGGTGCTGCTGCCATGGAGCGCCTGAAGGTCTTCGAGGGTGTTCCTCCTCCCTacgacaagaagaagcgtgTCGTTGTTCCCCAGGCTCTCCGTGTCCTCCGTCTCCGCCCCGGCCGCAAGTACTGCACCGTTGGCCGTCTCAGCCACGAGGTTGGCTGGAAGTACCAGGACGTTGTCGCCAGGTACGTATTAAATATCCTGAAATGGATAGCGGAGAAGATTTCGCTACAGAGGTGGCTGTATCATGGCTAACGGagtttttctttcaactACAGACTCGAGGAGCGCAGAAAGGTCAAGAGCAGTGCATACTACGAGCGCAAGAAGGCCGCTCGCCGCCAACTCGTCCAGGCCCAGAAGTCGGCCGGTGTCAGCGACCAGACCAAGAGCCAGCTTGCTCAGTACGGATACTAGATACCTCGTTGCGCGGCTGGTTGCTTGTGTCTTTGATGGGATGGGTTGAGATCGCGAACGGTTTACTTTCGGCGAGATTGTTTGGACGGCGAACCGATCGACCTTGTTCTCACTGTCCCTACCTTATCATGAATATCCCACAATGATCATGTTGTGACGCACATGGAGGCTGGAGAGACCGATTTCttattataaaaaataaCGGAGTCGCTTGGGATGGAAGGTTGTTCAAAATAGCCGACCTCTATTTCGCGCCGTGGCGGTTTAATCCAAAGAATTTTCTTTCCGAGTTAAGAATGACTCTACGACCAGTTACTTGTCAAAATTCTCCATTCAGTAAACATCGATACCTACCTAATACAGAGACCGAATAATCACCATTCTCGACAATCATCACTCTCCATGCCCATGCGATCCTAGTCCCGGCTACCCAACACTACAGGTCATCCCCgtcctccccctccccatcTGTAGGTCCAGTTGCCGCCCACAAATGTGATAAGCGGGTGATACGTAGATCAAATGTGACGAGATTATCCCTGCGTCAAACTTCTTT from Aspergillus oryzae RIB40 DNA, chromosome 1 encodes the following:
- a CDS encoding 60S ribosomal protein uL13 (60S ribosomal protein L13a), translated to MSSTEPVVVIDGKGHLLGRLASTVAKQLLNGQKIVVVRCEALNISGEFFRAKLKYHAYLRKMTRFNPTRGGPFHFRAPSRIFYKAVRGMIPHKTARGAAAMERLKVFEGVPPPYDKKKRVVVPQALRVLRLRPGRKYCTVGRLSHEVGWKYQDVVARLEERRKVKSSAYYERKKAARRQLVQAQKSAGVSDQTKSQLAQYGY